The Astatotilapia calliptera chromosome 22, fAstCal1.2, whole genome shotgun sequence region aagatgtgcgtgaacactccagccagctgagccgcgcatgacttgaggacgcggccgggaatcccgtccggaccagtagctttgcgtgcgttcaccttcctgaagcacttccgcacatcctcctcagacacagtgtgcgcactgacgtcatccgcggtgcgcacactgtctcTAAGTGTGTTACACTAATACTGTTAAAATCCTTCCTTTAAAGTTAGAATGTCAAGCGACCCCCCCTCCGACCCTCACCCACTGTGTTGTTGTCGGGTTTACGGCTGGTAAGCTATGCTAATTTAACTGTTTATGTAGCTTCACTCATtcacctgcagacacagacgGCTATCAGAATGGTCACACGTCTTCTTAGAGGACGTTCCAGGTGAACACGCGCGGTGAGTTACAGCCAGCGAGGAGTCACGCAGTTTTTGCGTGCATGTCTGTGCTCGTGGACATTTGTGAGCAGAAACACTTATCATTAAATTATGCACTTACACTCAGAGTTAGAAATGAAATATTTGTATTAGAGGGAAGGAGTATAACAAACTATAAATGAAGCtaatttgcacattttattctgcttttctaatcaaaaaattgttaatGCAAGAAAAATATCCAAATATTAACAGGAAAATCTCAAACCAAACTCTTACCACCCCTCtgtaaaatcaatatttaatatCAATGACTTACATGAAATACAGTTaagtaataaaatgaaagaaaacaagtgaGCACTACTGCATATAAACTCGACTagatacatacacatatacacttgTGCTAACAATTCAAGAAACATTTGGTATATTTTATATCCCCCCTCTGTCCTTTTTTCCGGATCCTTGTAGTACTTTGGTAGTAGTATTGTGGTCTTAGGAGCTGATGTGTCAGTGGaaatgaaaacagctaaacTGTGACAGCAAAATGTTAAGAATGCATATTCTCATCCAAGGTGGCATGCTGTGGCTTTTACAGAAATGCAAGCGGAGATGACCACCTCAATTTTTAGAAGCACTCCTTTAATAAAAGTAGCAATGAAACCACCTTACTACACATGAATCTGTATTATTGGCAAATTGCTCTTAAAGTATCAAGAGTATTCTGCAGAACACATTGTTCCCCATCGGTGTTATACGGTTATAAGGTTGGTCTGAATTTAAATGCTTCATATGCTGTTTGAGCtacagcaggggtccccaatcccagtccgcGAGGGCTggtttcctgcaggttttagatgtgtccttgatccaccacagctgatttaaatggataaattaccttctcaacacgtcttgaagttctccagaggcctggtaacaaactaatcatgtgattcaggtgtgttgacccagggtgagatctgaaacctgcagggacaccggccctcgcggactgggattggggacccctgatctACAGTAATGTATTATATTCTAAAATGAtgctaaatgataaaaatgaaggTGTTGGCAAAACAGCTGGTTAAACTATCTTCAGCTAGAAACCTTCTGCTAAAGTAGAcagtgaataatttttttttgtaaatgtgtttttatatttatatatattaattattatattgATGAATTAATTCAttactgccattgtttgtattGGCAAAATTTAGTAGATGACATACCAATATATGTGGACAGCCCGTTCTCATTCCCGACGTGTAACATACCGACCATTAGTCGCGCTCCGAGGTGTCCCATAGACACGTGAAAGGTAACCTTCCGCATCTATTTGATACGCGCCGGATTGTGGATGACATCCAATAGAATGACGCTCCCGGTGTAATACACGTTCCAGCTGTgtattccagccataaccctaACCTTAATCCTAACCCGTATCATAACCTAATCGTGttagatagtgttttccaaagcaattacagtaaaataaacatacacGTGTAGATTGATTCGAAatggttctcatgtttcctcatttttccgaACAAGTAACACAGGGACATGTTGGGTGGCCAAAAGCGTAACAtactgacgatttgtcacctataGTGTAACATTTTACACTTTGAGAGTGAGAATGTGTTGATGTGGATTCTTAATATGAAATTATAGTTTACATACAAATAATCCTTACAGTCTGAAAATTACAGCACAAATATCCTGTCACATTTGATCtctgtgaggtcagaggtcaaatttaCAAATTAGTACCTCTTATCTGTGACCTACTCCTACATAAGGTTTGTGTAATCAGAGTAAAACGCCTGTGCAATGTTTTAATACAATAGTTGCTACTAAAATCTTTGATTTGAAAGGAATGACAAACAAACACGTTCAGTCTAAGCTGAAAATGTATACATTTGTGTGACAATGAAAACACGCAGAATTCACAATATAATCTTTTTTGGAtctttttattgattaaaaatacatttagagtGCCCAATACGATAAGTTGTGTATTAGAtggcacaaaacaaaaccccaataATTTGACAAttccctctgagcaagcactgggCGACGGTGGGGagtaaaaacttccttttaacagggagaaaactccggcagaaccaggctcagtgaggaACGGCCATCTGCCTCGACCGGTCAAGGGTTTTTAAAATGACTCGATTAGAtgttaaataaattgaaaactgaaaatgctacgtccagatgaacagaatctacTTTTAGGGTCTTACATAACAGTAACCAAGTATTTTCTGCCTGCGATCCATACAGCATGACCCGCACAGAGAAAGAAGCTTGTCATGAAATGTTCACTTTCCAATACAGTGATGGCATGCTCCTTGAAAACCTTTATAATTATATCATCTGCATATTCATGGTCTAATTCCATGAATGTCAGTATGACATCTGGCTCTTTCCATTTGTGTATTAAAGAGCTGTAAACCATATCACTGTCACGGTTTGGCATGGCAAACCGTGGGGgttgtggggaaggaggacccaggcgcggtgctctatgTACAAGCAGtacgtttatttacagtgtgtggaaataacaacaataaatccccgtggtTTCCCctgactcccgtgtcgtgtctctcCGTGACCAGTCCGTGTCTCAGTGCTCTCCGCTCCCGTGTCTCAGCACTCCTCGTGCTGGCTGCTGTCTGGCGCTCCACACTTCTCCTGGGGACACAATAGACGCAGCCGTCAGGACACATAACCGCGGGCATACATACACTAACTCAGTTCAAATGGATGACTAACGTGGAGACTCACGCAATGATCCcacgtcggtgggagctccaagactctcctaagtagcacccccgacgaggcctgaccagcagcaggtgtgtggcttcgggtgtggccagaccatcagcagggccacacccaccaggcctgaaggcACCCACtgaaacacatatacacacacgcaaacagggAGAAGGACAGCAACACCAAATatacatacaataataataataataatataattcataactgctcagggacCCTGACAATCACTGATGAATATCACATTATCAACTTTGATCTTTTTAAGTCTAGGCCAGAGTTTTATGAACAGCCGTTGGGTGATGGCATCAACTTTTTCAGTAGAGGAAGGTGAACTGGCATTTTTATTGACACGTGTCACCACCTTCTTGATGCAGGCTTCTACAGATAACCTGTAATTTTCAGCCTCTTCAGCATCACACAGGGCTGGATTCTGCATAGTGTCGATCAGGTGATTTTTAATGATATCGACCGTCAGTTTTCTCAACACTGGGTCCTCGTCGTTCAGTAACAtcagtaaatgtttttctttacagaATGTTTTCTGACGTAGCTCTTGGTAAATGGCCCTGTCCAgatctttcagttttttttcatgtatatgCAGATCTTTGATCCTGTTGTCAGACAACACGTGTTTTAACAGATACCTGTGGAGTTTTTTAGAAGGTCTGTAGTGCGATTTATTTGCAGCTCGTGTGAGCACAGCATCAATGAGTGCGCTCACatgttcttcttcatcatcatcataatcgcTGACACTAATGCCAGATGATGATTTTTTCTCCAGTATCCGAAATATATTACTTTTAAATTCTTCTAAACGTGTTTCAGACATGGCTTTAGTTTGTTCGTCCTCGTCATCCTCGGCTCTAACGCACCACGAGAAGAACCTTGCCAGTAGGCTTTTTTACGGAAGAGGTGATCTTCAAATATGGAAATGATCACCTCTAGGTACGGCTGACCTACGGCTAGCGCAATGATCACGAGATCAGGGCTAATGTCCAGCCGCTTTGTGATGTCTTTAAAAATCACCTTTTCAAGTTTTTTAATCcccctgtgtgtgattttgagAGGTTTTTGCTCAACTTGTGCCCACAGAGCTGTGAAGAGGCGCTGCTGAATCATTTCCGATGGCGACACCTTTGCCTCTTTGGAGGCACGTGTAATAACAGCATTTATTAGCTCTTTAACGAGCAGCTGTTCTTCTGACACCGGAGGTTCCTGGAGATCAACTGACTCTGGATCCCCCGGATTCTGTTGCTGGTTGCATGACTGAGGGCAGCACACACAGTGCTTCGATTTCCCCTCATCGCTCCGTAAAATGTTTACGCCAGGGACGACACTACATTCAGAGTCGTCTTCAGTGGCGCAGCTTTGAATCGCATCGGTTGTTTCaatggcagaattcatattttcaAATGATATAACTTTTTTACAATCTGGACTTGATTCTGAATTTTGTGTAAGTTGCTGAGTTTGTGTCTCAGACATTAATGCCTCTTACTCCCTCTTACTAAACTTACCTTGTGACTAACCCTGTGCAAATGGTTCTATTTATAGACTTTTACCAAGGTGATGTCACACAAGACATGAAAGGATCAAAGGGATTCTAGCGCTAAGCCCCGCCCACATCCGATATGACGGCGACGTGACGTTACCCTAGCGACCGCTATACAATGGCGATCCTCAGTTGTTGGGATTGAGTGAAACTTGTTTGGATTCAAACATGTAGCCTGCTGGTCCACTGCTTTAACCCACAGCAAATACTGTTAAAATCCTTCCTTTAAAGTTAGAATGTCAAGCGACCCCCCCTCCGACCCTCACCCACTGTGTTGTTGTCGGGTTTACGGCTGGTAAGCTATGCTAATTTAACTGTTTATGTAGCTTCACTCATtcacctgcagacacagacgGCTATCAGAATGGTCACACGTCTTCTTAGAGGACGTTCCAGGTGAACACGCGCGGTGAGTTACAGCCAGCGAGGAGTCACGCAGTTTTTGCGTGCATGTCTGTGCTCGTGGACATTTGTGAGCAGAAACACTTATCATTAAATTATGCACTTACACTCAGAGTTAGAAACGAAATATTTGTATTAGAGGGGAGTATAACAAACTATAAATGAAGCtaatttgcacattttattctgcttttctaatcaaaaaattgttaatGCAAGAAAAATATCCAAATATTAACAGGAAAATCTCAAACCAAACTCTTACCACCCCTCtgtaaaatcaatatttaatatCAATGACTTACATGAAATACAGTTaagtaataaaatgaaagaaaacaagtgaGCACTACTGCATATAAACTCGACTagatacatacacatatacacttgTGCTAACAATTCAAGAAACATTTGGTATATTTTATATCCCCCCTCTGTCCTTTTTTCCGGATCCTTGTAGTACTTTGGTAGTAGTATTGTGGTCTTAGGAGCTGATGTGTCAGTGGaaatgaaaacagctaaacTGTGACAGCAAAATGTTAAGAATGCATATTCTCATCCAAGGTGGCATGCTGTGGCTTTTACAGAAATGCAAGCGGAGATGACCACCTCAATTTTTAGAAGCACTCCTTTAATAAAAGTAGCAATGAAACCACCTTACTACACATGAATCTGTATTATTGGCAAATTGCTCTTAAAGTATCAAGAGTATTCTGCAGAACACATTGTTCCCCATCGGTGTTATACGGTTATAAGGTTGGTCTGAATTTAAATGCTTCATATGCTGTTTGAGCtacagcaggggtccccaatcccagtccgcGAGGGCTggtttcctgcaggttttagatgtgtccttgatccaccacagctgatttaaatggataaattaccttctcaacacgtcttgaagttctccagaggcctggtaacaaactaatcatgtgattcaggtgtgttgacccagggtgagatctgaaacctgcagggacaccggccctcgcggactgggattggggacccctgatctACAGTAATGTATTATATTCTAAAATGAtgctaaatgataaaaatgaaggTGTTGGCAAAACAGCTGGTTAAACTATCTTCAGCTAGAAACCTTCTGCTAAAGTAGAcagtgaataatttttttttgtaaatgtgtttttatatttatatatattaattattatattgATGAATTAATTCAttactgccattgtttgtattGGCAAAATTTAGTAGATGACATACCAATATATGTGGACAGCCCGTTCTCATTCCCGACGTGTAACATACCGACCATTAGTCGCGCTCCGAGGTGTCCCATAGACACGTGAAAGGTAACCTTCCGCATCTATTTGATACGCGCCGGATTGTGGATGACATCCAATAGAATGACGCTCCCGGTGTAATACACGTTCCAGCTGTgtattccagccataaccctaACCTTAATCCTAACCCGTATCATAACCTAATCGTGttagatagtgttttccaaagcaattacagtaaaataaacatacacGTGTAGATTGATTCGAAatggttctcatgtttcctcatttttccgaACAAGTAACACAGGGACATGTTGGGTGGCCAAAAGCGTAACAtactgacgatttgtcacctataGTGTAACATTTTACACTTTGAGAGTGAGAATGTGTTGATGTGGATTCTTAATATGAAATTATAGTTTACATACAAATAATCCTTACAGTCTGAAAATTACAGCACAAATATCCTGTCACATTTGATCtctgtgaggtcagaggtcaaatttaCAAATTAGTACCTCTTATCTGTGACCTACTCCTACATAAGGTTTGTGTAATCAGAGTAAAACGCCTGTGCAATGTTTTAATACAATAGTTGCTACTAAAATCTTTGATTTGAAAGGAATGACAAACAAACACGTTCAGTCTAAGCTGAAAATGTATACATTTGTGTGACAATGAAAACACGCAGAATTCACAATATAATCTTTTTTGGAtctttttattgattaaaaatacatttagagtGCCCAATACGATAAGTTGTGTATTAGAtggcacaaaacaaaaccccaataATTTGACAAttccctctgagcaagcactgggCGACGGTGGGGagtaaaaacttccttttaacagggagaaaactccggcagaaccaggctcagtgaggaACGGCCATCTGCCTCGACCGGTCAAGGGTTTTTAAAATGACTCGATTAGATGTTAAAtaaattgaaactgaaaatgctacgtccagatgaacagaatctacTTTTAGGGTCTTACATAACAGTAACCAAGTATTTTCTGCCTGCGATCCATACAGCATGACCCGCACAGAGAAAGAAGCTTGTCATGAAATGTTCACTTTCCAATACAGTGATGGCATGCTCCTTGAAAACCTTTGCAATTATATCATCTGCATATTCATGGTCTAATTCCATGAATGTCAGTATGACATCTGGCTCTTTCCATTTCTGTATTAAAGAGCTGTAAACCATATCACTGATGAACATCACATTATCAACTTTGATCTTTTTAAGTCTAGGCCAGAGTTTTATGAACAGCCGTTGGGTGATGGCATCAACTTTTTCAGTAGAGGAAGGTGAACTGGCATTTTTATTGACACGTGTCACCACCTTCTTGATACAGGCTTCTACAGATAACCTGTAATTTTCAGCCTCTTCAGCATCACACAGGGCTGGATTCTGCATAGTGTCGATCAGGTGATTTTTAATGATATCGACCGTCAGTTTTCTCAACACTGGGTCCTCGTCGTTCAGTAACAtcagtaaatgtttttctttacagaATGTTTTCTGACGTAGCTCTTGGTAAATGGCCCTGTCCAgatctttcagttttttttcatgtatatgCAGATCTTTGATCCTGTTGTCAGACAACACGTGTTTTAACAGATACCTGTGGAGTTTTTTAGAAGGTCTGTAGTGCGATTTATTTGCAGCTCGTGTGAGCACAGCATCAATGAGTGCGCTCACatgttcttcttcatcatcatcataatcgcTGACACTAATGCCAGATGATGATTTTTTCTCCAGTATCCGAAATATATTACTTTTAAATTCTTCTAAACGTGTTTCAGACATGGCTTTAGTTTGTTCGTCCTCGTCATCCTCGGCTCTAACGCACCACGAGAAGAACCTTGCCAGCAGGCTTTTTTTACGGAAGAGGTGATCTTCAAATATGGAAATGATCACCTCTAGGTACGGCTGACCTACGGCTAGCGCAATGATCACGAGATCAGAGTTAATGTCCAGCCGCTTTGTGATGTCTTTAAAAATCACCTTTTCAAGTTTTTTAATCcccctgtgtgtgattttgagAGGTTTTTGCTCAACTTGTGCCCACAGAGCTGTGAAGAGGCGCTGCTGAATCATTTCCGATGGCGACACCTTTGCCTCTTTGGAGGCACGTGTAACAACAGCATTTATTAGCTCTTTAACGAGCAGCTGCTCTTCTGACACCGGAGGTTCCTGGAGATCAACTGACTCTGGATCCCCCGGATTCTGTTGCTGGTTGCATGACTGAGGGTAGCACACACAGTGCTTCGATTTCCCCTCGTCGCTCCGTAAAATGTTTACGCCAGGGACGACACTACATTCAGAGTCGTCTTCAGTGGCGCAGCTTTGAATCGCATCGGTTGTTTCaatggcagaattcatattttcaAATGATATAACTTTTTTACAATCTGGACTTGATTCTGAATTTTGTGTAAGTTGCTGAGTTTGTGTCTCAGACATTAATGCCTCTTACTCCCTCTTACTAAACTTACCTTGTGACTAACCCTGTGCAAATGGTTCTATTTATAGACTTTTACCAAGGTGATGTCACACAAGACATGAAAGGATCAAAGGGATTCTAGCGCTAAGCCCCGCCCACATCCGATATGACGGCGACGTGACGTTACCCTAGCGACCGCTATACAATGGCGATCCTCAGTTGTTGGGATTGAGTGAAACTTGTTTGGATTCAAACATGTAGCCTGCTGGTCCACTGCTTTAACCCACAGCAAATACTG contains the following coding sequences:
- the LOC113014386 gene encoding uncharacterized protein LOC113014386 isoform X3, with protein sequence MSETQTQQLTQNSESSPDCKKVISFENMNSAIETTDAIQSCATEDDSECSVVPGVNILRSDEGKSKHCVCYPQSCNQQQNPGDPESVDLQEPPVSEEQLLVKELINAVVTRASKEAKVSPSEMIQQRLFTALWAQVEQKPLKITHRGIKKLEKVIFKDITKRLDINSDLVIIALAVGQPYLEVIISIFEDHLFRKKSLLARFFSWCVRAEDDEDEQTKAMSETRLEEFKSNIFRILEKKSSSGISVSDYDDDEEEHVSALIDAVLTRAANKSHYRPSKKLHRYLLKHVLSDNRIKDLHIHEKKLKDLDRAIYQELRQKTFCKEKHLLMLLNDEDPVLRKLTVDIIKNHLIDTMQNPALCDAEEAENYRLSVEACIKKVVTLVIKNASSPSSTEKVDAITQRLFIKLWPRLKKIKVDNVIWFIAP
- the LOC113014386 gene encoding uncharacterized protein LOC113014386 isoform X1 yields the protein MSETQTQQLTQNSESSPDCKKVISFENMNSAIETTDAIQSCATEDDSECSVVPGVNILRSDEGKSKHCVCYPQSCNQQQNPGDPESVDLQEPPVSEEQLLVKELINAVVTRASKEAKVSPSEMIQQRLFTALWAQVEQKPLKITHRGIKKLEKVIFKDITKRLDINSDLVIIALAVGQPYLEVIISIFEDHLFRKKSLLARFFSWCVRAEDDEDEQTKAMSETRLEEFKSNIFRILEKKSSSGISVSDYDDDEEEHVSALIDAVLTRAANKSHYRPSKKLHRYLLKHVLSDNRIKDLHIHEKKLKDLDRAIYQELRQKTFCKEKHLLMLLNDEDPVLRKLTVDIIKNHLIDTMQNPALCDAEEAENYRLSVEACIKKVVTRVNKNASSPSSTEKVDAITQRLFIKLWPRLKKIKVDNVMFISDMVYSSLIHKWKEPDVILTFMELDHEYADDIIIKVFKEHAITVLESEHFMTSFFLCAGHAVWIAGRKYLVTVM
- the LOC113014386 gene encoding uncharacterized protein LOC113014386 isoform X2; this encodes MSETQTQQLTQNSESSPDCKKVISFENMNSAIETTDAIQSCATEDDSECSVVPGVNILRSDEGKSKHCVCYPQSCNQQQNPGDPESVDLQEPPVSEEQLLVKELINAVVTRASKEAKVSPSEMIQQRLFTALWAQVEQKPLKITHRGIKKLEKVIFKDITKRLDINSDLVIIALAVGQPYLEVIISIFEDHLFRKKSLLARFFSWCVRAEDDEDEQTKAMSETRLEEFKSNIFRILEKKSSSGISVSDYDDDEEEHVSALIDAVLTRAANKSHYRPSKKLHRYLLKHVLSDNRIKDLHIHEKKLKDLDRAIYQELRQKTFCKEKHLLMLLNDEDPVLRKLTVDIIKNHLIDTMQNPALCDAEEAENYRLSVEACIKKVVTRVNKNASSPSSTEKVDAITQRLFIKLWPRLKKIKVDNVMFISDMVYSSLIQKWKEPDVILTFMELDHEYADDIIIKVFKEHAITVLESEHFMTSFFLCAGHAVWIAGRKYLVTVM